The Eurosta solidaginis isolate ZX-2024a chromosome 4, ASM4086904v1, whole genome shotgun sequence genome includes a window with the following:
- the LOC137248085 gene encoding uncharacterized protein, with amino-acid sequence MKHELVGNLKETILSLMSSQNTAVTSALVDTKVVMSKLVQEDAAACSVRSYFPLSCAEDLFKINEKVVPENRTLFISTLRNLLQNSVNKNLHKVLSSAVIMDYNVDGTHGKKGLKEHAKFYSVFLESIISLTSNDEPEEQLRKVMQLHKKRVFQKKGGMAKAVKPLPERLD; translated from the exons ATGAAGCATG AATTAGTCGGAAACCTGAAGGAGACCATTTTGT CCTTAATGTCATCTCAGAATACTGCAGTGACGTCTGCACTTGTAGACACAAAAGTGGTGATGAGCAAGTTGGTTCAAGAAGATGCTGCAGCATGCTCAGTCAGATCTTACTTTCCTCTGTCGTGTGCAGAGGATTTGTTTAAGATAAATGAAAAGGTTGTTCCTGAAAATCGgactttgttt ATTTCAACACTTAGGAACTTACTGCAAAATTCGGTGAACAAAAACCTTCACAAAGTCCTCAGCAGTGCAGTCATAATGGACTACAATGTTGACGGCACTCATGGGAAGAAGGGCCTTAAAGAACACGCAAAGTTTTATTCAGTTTTCTTGG AATCTATTATAAGTCTGACTTCTAATGATGAACCGGAAGAACAACTACGAAAGGTAATGCAGTTGCATAAGAAGCGGGTTTTCCAAAAAAAAGGCGGCATGGCGAAGGCAGTAAAACCATTGCCAGAAAGGCTGGATTAA